Proteins from a genomic interval of Oceanispirochaeta crateris:
- a CDS encoding NAD(P)/FAD-dependent oxidoreductase, producing the protein METADVLIIGAGVVGCALARQLSRYKLKILLLDASDDVGTGATRANSGIVHGGYTAKAGTLKGDLSIKGNRMYDRLEQELNFGFRRTGSLVLAFVPEDLITLQKLLENGERNGVRGLKILSAEEALKHSPSLNPDLAGALYCPETGIVSPYEFCIALAENAIENGVSLHLNTPVHSILKEETGFYVKGNDREFRSTFVINAAGAGCAEVAGLAGAADFSILPRKGQYLLLRRGSADLMNLGMVIFQPPTEKGKGILVTPTIWGNLLIGPNAEEVQSSEDLGTDPETLASIFKTACLSVPSLDPKLSIRMFSGIRPRGDRGDFIIEESSVEGFFNLAGIESPGLTSSPAIALKVEELLKEKGLSFSLKDDFNPHRKLLCTPGDLKAPALAAKEAQRPYGDPERLVCRCEQVSESVLKDALSRGIPLGSLDAVKRRTRAGMGACQGRFCGPRVKEYLIREQGLNESGIPGPSRDPQCIRETLNRVLEILNVNF; encoded by the coding sequence TCTCCTCCTGGATGCATCAGACGATGTGGGGACTGGGGCGACAAGAGCAAACTCCGGGATTGTCCATGGAGGATACACGGCAAAGGCCGGAACCCTTAAAGGGGATCTCAGTATCAAGGGAAACCGGATGTATGATCGGCTTGAACAGGAGCTGAACTTTGGATTCAGAAGGACTGGTTCTCTTGTTCTGGCCTTTGTACCCGAGGATTTGATCACCCTTCAGAAATTGCTCGAGAACGGAGAACGCAATGGAGTCAGAGGATTAAAAATCCTTTCGGCGGAAGAGGCTTTGAAACACTCCCCATCGTTGAATCCCGATCTGGCCGGAGCCTTGTACTGTCCGGAAACGGGAATTGTCTCTCCCTATGAATTTTGTATTGCCCTGGCTGAGAATGCCATCGAAAACGGTGTCTCTCTCCATCTGAATACTCCTGTTCATTCCATCCTAAAAGAAGAAACTGGATTTTATGTCAAAGGCAATGATAGGGAATTCCGTTCCACTTTTGTAATCAATGCCGCCGGAGCCGGTTGTGCAGAGGTGGCCGGCCTGGCAGGGGCTGCTGATTTTTCTATTCTACCTCGGAAAGGGCAGTATTTGCTTCTTCGCCGGGGAAGTGCCGATTTGATGAACCTTGGTATGGTGATTTTTCAACCGCCCACTGAGAAAGGAAAGGGCATTTTGGTAACTCCCACGATCTGGGGGAATCTCCTCATTGGTCCAAACGCTGAAGAAGTTCAGAGTTCTGAGGACCTTGGCACCGATCCGGAGACCCTGGCATCCATATTTAAGACGGCCTGTCTCTCGGTTCCCTCCCTGGATCCCAAGCTGTCCATCCGAATGTTTTCCGGAATACGACCCCGGGGGGATAGGGGAGACTTCATTATTGAAGAGTCCTCAGTGGAAGGATTTTTTAATCTGGCCGGCATAGAGTCTCCGGGGTTAACCTCATCACCGGCCATTGCTCTTAAGGTTGAAGAGCTTCTCAAAGAAAAAGGACTGTCTTTCTCTCTCAAAGACGATTTTAATCCCCATCGTAAACTCCTGTGCACTCCCGGGGACCTTAAGGCTCCGGCCCTGGCTGCCAAGGAGGCTCAGCGTCCCTATGGAGACCCGGAGCGCCTGGTTTGCCGTTGTGAACAGGTGAGTGAGTCGGTCCTTAAGGATGCTTTATCCAGGGGGATTCCCCTGGGCTCTCTGGATGCCGTCAAAAGGCGGACACGGGCAGGCATGGGGGCTTGTCAGGGAAGGTTTTGCGGACCCAGAGTGAAAGAGTACCTGATTCGGGAACAGGGGCTGAATGAATCGGGAATCCCAGGGCCATCCCGAGATCCGCAATGCATCAGAGAGACCCTCAATCGGGTCTTAGAGATTTTAAATGTAAATTTTTAA